Proteins found in one Candidatus Parvarchaeota archaeon genomic segment:
- a CDS encoding NAD+ synthase encodes MTKFAVTLDKPLTFSVLSCASQIVSNLRAYSKKTGVSRCVLGLSGGVDSAACLAICAQAFGPKNVLALLMPSKFTPKLDVSDALLLAKKFKVKIKAIDLQPALDLLYNSSRLKKERVAYGNMLARLRMGVLYAHANLSGALVIGTGDKSEITLGYFTKWGDGACDVLPIGSLYKTQVRLLALALGIPRQIAFKPSSPRLWAGHKAQKELGLGYDKIDQILHLLEKKKKGQAERLFGKKAVSVINKRIDSSRHKRSLAQAL; translated from the coding sequence ATGACAAAGTTTGCCGTAACTTTAGACAAACCCCTGACTTTTTCTGTCTTAAGTTGTGCTTCACAAATCGTCTCAAACCTTCGTGCTTATTCAAAAAAAACCGGAGTTAGCCGCTGCGTTCTTGGCCTTTCAGGGGGCGTGGATTCTGCAGCCTGCCTTGCCATTTGCGCGCAGGCATTTGGCCCAAAAAACGTCCTGGCGCTTTTGATGCCATCAAAGTTCACTCCAAAACTTGATGTGTCAGATGCGCTGCTCCTTGCAAAAAAATTCAAAGTCAAGATAAAGGCAATCGACCTCCAGCCTGCTTTGGACCTTCTTTACAACTCATCGCGCCTGAAGAAGGAAAGGGTTGCCTATGGCAACATGCTTGCCAGGCTTAGGATGGGCGTGCTTTATGCGCACGCAAACCTGTCAGGTGCCCTTGTAATCGGGACTGGAGACAAGTCGGAAATAACGCTTGGCTACTTTACAAAGTGGGGCGATGGGGCCTGCGACGTGCTTCCAATAGGCTCGCTTTACAAGACGCAGGTGCGCCTGCTTGCCCTTGCACTGGGAATCCCAAGGCAGATAGCCTTCAAACCCTCCTCCCCTAGGCTTTGGGCTGGCCACAAGGCGCAAAAGGAGCTTGGCCTTGGCTATGATAAAATAGACCAAATCCTGCACCTTCTTGAAAAAAAGAAGAAGGGGCAGGCTGAAAGGCTTTTTGGGAAAAAGGCAGTTTCTGTAATAAATAAAAGGATTGATTCCTCAAGGCATAAAAGAAGCCTTGCGCAGGCACTTTGA